From the Rhodanobacter soli genome, one window contains:
- the ettA gene encoding energy-dependent translational throttle protein EttA, with the protein MSSQYIFTMNGVSKTVPPKRQIIKDISLSFFPGAKIGLLGVNGAGKSTVLRIMAGVDTDFQGEARAQPGTKIGYLAQEPDLNPAKTVREVVEEGVAEILDAQKRLEEVYTAYAEDGADFDKLAKEQEKLENLLAANDAHALERQLEVAADALRLPAWDAVIGPLSGGEKRRVALCRLLLSKPDMLLLDEPTNHLDAESVDWLEKFLHDYPGTVVAVTHDRYFLDNAAEWILELDRGRGIPWKGNYTEWLEQKDARLKQEANQEKSRQKAIAKELEWVRSAAKGRQSKGKARLARFEELNSVDYQRRNETNEIFIPPGERLGQEVIEFKNVTKSFGDRVLIEDLSFKVPPGAIIGVIGPNGAGKSTMMKMIMGKETPDSGEVKLGLTTKLAYVDQSRDALDPKNNVWQEVSGGSDIITIGNFEIQSRAYIGRFNFKGTDQQKIVGNLSGGERGRLHMAKTLLQGGNVLLLDEPSNDLDVETLRALEDALLEFPGSAIVISHDRWFLDRIATHIIAFEGDSHVEFFPGNYNEYEADKKRRLGEEGARPHRVKYKKLA; encoded by the coding sequence ATGAGCTCGCAGTACATTTTCACCATGAACGGGGTCAGCAAGACCGTCCCGCCGAAGCGCCAGATCATCAAGGACATTTCGCTGTCGTTCTTCCCCGGCGCCAAGATCGGCCTGCTTGGCGTCAACGGCGCGGGCAAGTCCACCGTGCTGAGAATCATGGCTGGCGTGGATACCGACTTCCAGGGCGAGGCACGCGCGCAGCCAGGCACCAAGATCGGCTACCTGGCGCAGGAGCCGGACCTGAACCCGGCCAAGACCGTACGCGAAGTGGTCGAGGAAGGCGTGGCGGAAATCCTCGATGCGCAGAAGCGGCTGGAAGAGGTCTACACCGCCTACGCCGAGGACGGCGCCGATTTCGACAAGCTCGCCAAGGAGCAGGAGAAACTGGAAAATCTGCTGGCCGCCAACGATGCGCACGCGCTGGAGCGCCAGCTGGAAGTGGCCGCCGACGCGCTGCGCCTGCCGGCGTGGGACGCGGTCATCGGGCCGCTTTCCGGTGGCGAGAAGCGCCGCGTGGCGCTGTGCCGCCTGCTGCTGTCCAAACCGGACATGCTGCTGCTGGACGAACCGACCAACCATCTGGACGCCGAATCGGTCGACTGGCTGGAAAAATTCCTGCACGACTATCCCGGCACCGTGGTGGCGGTCACCCATGACCGCTACTTCCTCGACAACGCCGCCGAGTGGATCCTCGAACTCGACCGCGGCCGCGGCATTCCGTGGAAGGGCAACTACACCGAATGGCTGGAGCAGAAGGACGCCCGCCTGAAGCAGGAAGCGAACCAGGAGAAGTCGCGCCAGAAGGCGATCGCGAAGGAGCTGGAGTGGGTGCGTTCGGCCGCCAAGGGCCGCCAGTCCAAGGGCAAGGCCCGCCTGGCCCGCTTCGAGGAACTGAACTCGGTCGACTACCAGCGCCGCAACGAGACCAACGAGATCTTCATCCCGCCGGGCGAGCGCCTGGGCCAGGAAGTGATCGAGTTCAAGAACGTGACCAAGTCGTTCGGCGACCGCGTGCTGATCGAGGACCTGTCATTCAAGGTACCGCCGGGCGCCATCATCGGCGTGATCGGCCCGAACGGCGCCGGCAAATCCACCATGATGAAGATGATCATGGGCAAGGAAACGCCGGACTCGGGCGAGGTGAAGCTGGGCCTCACCACCAAGCTGGCCTATGTCGACCAGTCGCGCGACGCGCTCGATCCGAAAAACAACGTGTGGCAGGAAGTGTCCGGCGGTTCGGACATCATCACCATCGGCAACTTCGAGATCCAGTCGCGCGCCTACATCGGCCGCTTCAACTTCAAGGGCACCGACCAGCAGAAGATCGTCGGCAACCTGTCCGGTGGTGAGCGCGGCCGCCTGCACATGGCCAAGACCCTGCTGCAGGGCGGCAACGTGCTGCTGCTCGACGAGCCGTCCAACGACCTGGACGTGGAAACCCTGCGTGCGCTGGAAGATGCCCTGCTGGAGTTCCCCGGCTCGGCCATCGTGATCTCGCATGACCGCTGGTTCCTCGACCGCATCGCCACCCACATCATCGCGTTCGAGGGCGACTCGCACGTGGAGTTCTTCCCCGGCAACTACAACGAGTACGAGGCCGACAAGAAGCGTCGCCTCGGCGAGGAAGGCGCGCGGCCGCACCGCGTGAAGTACAAGAAGCTGGCGTAA
- a CDS encoding acyltransferase family protein — MPPAESTRTGIHPDASVRNAGIDLLRGLAIVLVVFNHLGLRIPLKKTALADVLPTWLLSRLNYNGYEAVFVFFVISGFLIAGNALRRWGSLERIDMRAFYARRFARIVPCLLALVVVLSVLHLAGVRDYTIIHANQSLPRAIVAALGLHLNWYEGQTGYLPGNWDVLWSLSIEEVFYIGFPLVCLLTRRRAVLLTMLVLLALSLPFTRAVLDGNEIWQEKAYLPGMAAIATGVIGALLAARWPAPSAGQVRALYAFGVIGLLASMLGGRWLWPLLHDGVMLLLTASAMSLLIACQARPPRPPRGFGWLRAWGRLSYEIYLSHMFVVFSVVRLYRVADGDPRWGFLWYLLALPLCWLLGMAVERWLSLPCERWLRARLLRAPQVAGNPLPATVVTD, encoded by the coding sequence ATGCCGCCAGCGGAATCAACACGGACCGGGATTCATCCCGACGCCAGCGTCCGCAACGCTGGCATCGACCTGTTGCGCGGGCTGGCGATCGTGCTGGTGGTGTTCAACCATCTCGGCCTGCGCATTCCGCTGAAAAAGACCGCATTGGCCGACGTGCTGCCGACGTGGCTGCTGAGTCGGCTGAACTACAACGGCTACGAGGCGGTCTTCGTGTTCTTCGTGATCTCGGGCTTCCTGATCGCGGGCAATGCGCTGCGCCGCTGGGGCAGCCTGGAGCGAATCGACATGCGCGCATTCTATGCGCGGCGTTTCGCCCGCATCGTGCCGTGCCTGCTGGCGCTGGTGGTGGTGCTGAGCGTGCTGCACCTGGCCGGCGTGCGCGACTACACGATCATCCACGCCAACCAGTCGCTGCCGCGCGCGATCGTTGCCGCGCTCGGCCTGCACCTGAACTGGTACGAGGGGCAGACCGGTTATCTGCCCGGCAACTGGGACGTGCTGTGGTCGCTGTCGATCGAGGAAGTGTTCTACATCGGCTTTCCGCTGGTGTGCCTGCTGACGCGGCGCCGCGCGGTGCTCTTGACGATGCTGGTGCTGCTGGCGTTGTCGTTGCCGTTCACGCGGGCCGTGCTGGACGGCAACGAGATCTGGCAGGAGAAGGCCTACCTGCCCGGCATGGCGGCGATCGCCACCGGGGTGATCGGCGCGTTGCTGGCGGCGCGCTGGCCGGCGCCGTCCGCGGGGCAGGTCAGGGCCCTGTACGCTTTCGGCGTGATCGGCCTGCTGGCCTCGATGCTCGGTGGCCGCTGGCTGTGGCCGCTGCTGCACGACGGCGTGATGCTGTTGCTGACGGCGTCCGCGATGTCGTTGCTGATCGCCTGCCAGGCGCGCCCGCCGCGCCCGCCGCGCGGCTTCGGTTGGCTGCGCGCATGGGGTCGCCTGAGCTACGAGATCTACCTCAGCCACATGTTCGTGGTGTTTTCCGTAGTCCGCTTGTACCGCGTGGCCGACGGCGACCCGCGTTGGGGTTTCCTGTGGTACCTGCTGGCGCTGCCGCTGTGCTGGCTGCTTGGCATGGCAGTGGAGCGCTGGCTGTCGCTGCCATGCGAACGCTGGTTGCGTGCGAGGTTGCTGCGTGCGCCACAGGTCGCGGGAAATCCTTTGCCGGCGACGGTGGTGACGGATTGA
- the pyrF gene encoding orotidine-5'-phosphate decarboxylase: MHFMQSLQQAWTRNDSLVCVGLDPEPAKFPAHLRDAPDAVFDFCRAIVDATADLVCAFKPQIAHFAALRAEDTLERLIAHIHAKHPGVPVILDAKRGDIGSTAQHYASEAFERYQADAVTLNPYLGRDSIQPFLDRADKGVILLCRTSNPGGADFQALDCSGQPLYLRVAETIARDWNAHGNCALVTGATWPEELGKVRAVVGDMPLLVPGIGAQGGDVEAVLRHGRTAAGTGLLISSSRAILYAGHGEDFAAAARAAASGLRDTINRCRRG; this comes from the coding sequence ATGCACTTCATGCAATCCCTGCAACAGGCATGGACCCGCAACGACTCGCTGGTCTGCGTCGGCCTCGATCCGGAACCGGCGAAATTTCCCGCACATCTGCGTGACGCACCCGACGCAGTGTTCGATTTCTGCCGTGCCATCGTCGACGCCACCGCCGACCTGGTCTGCGCGTTCAAGCCGCAGATCGCGCACTTCGCCGCGCTGCGTGCCGAAGACACGCTGGAACGGCTGATCGCGCACATCCACGCGAAGCATCCTGGCGTACCGGTGATCCTCGACGCCAAGCGCGGCGACATCGGCAGCACGGCGCAGCACTACGCCAGCGAGGCGTTCGAGCGTTACCAGGCGGATGCGGTGACGCTGAACCCGTATCTCGGCCGCGATTCGATCCAGCCGTTCCTCGATCGCGCCGACAAGGGCGTGATCCTGCTTTGCCGCACGTCCAATCCCGGCGGCGCGGATTTCCAGGCGCTCGATTGCAGTGGCCAGCCGCTATACCTGCGCGTGGCTGAAACCATCGCCCGCGACTGGAACGCCCATGGCAACTGCGCCCTGGTCACCGGCGCCACCTGGCCGGAGGAACTGGGCAAGGTGCGCGCGGTGGTCGGCGACATGCCGCTGCTGGTACCCGGCATCGGTGCCCAGGGCGGTGACGTGGAAGCGGTGCTGCGCCACGGCCGTACGGCCGCCGGCACGGGCCTGCTGATCAGTTCGTCGCGCGCGATACTCTACGCCGGCCACGGCGAGGACTTCGCCGCGGCTGCCCGCGCCGCCGCCAGCGGATTGCGCGACACCATCAATCGCTGCCGGCGCGGCTGA